The Gracilinanus agilis isolate LMUSP501 unplaced genomic scaffold, AgileGrace unplaced_scaffold5149, whole genome shotgun sequence region tgggggGCACCCCGGAATAGTGGATTTAAAGCaacccagagttgttgtgaagagcaaatgagatgtaaagtacttggcacaaCAAGGGTGCTATATAatatataggtgctattattattattattattatattttatgttattttaaatcTGCTCTCACCATTTATTCTCTCTTTGTAAAACTGATGTCAAGGGATGCTcgcctctctcttctctcctcaggaCAGCAATGGTAAGCTGTTCCTCCCCAAAAGTGCTCTCTCCCAGGATGTTTGCACATATAGAGACATCATCTACAGGACAGTGGTGATGCCAGGCTGCCCTCCCCATGTCATCCCCTATGTCTCCTACCCTGTGGCTGTGAGCTGCAAGTGTGGCAAGTGTAACACGGACTACATCGATTGCATACATGAGAGCGTCGCGACGAACTACTGTACGAAACCCCAGAAGCCCTATTTGGTGGGATTTCCAGCTTGAGAGCATCCATCATTAAATATTAATGCCATTACAGCGATGCCAACCTAACTTAGAACACCTGATGATTAAAACAATTCCAAATTTCATAACAATTGCGTATGACTTTCTATTTCACCGGCCTCCCCCCAAGCATGCAGAAAGGAGCTTAGAAGGTTCTTGAAAGGGGGAaatagaataagcatttattaagcgtctactctatgccaggcattctgctaaatgctttacaaatattatcccatttgatcttaaGACATTTAAAAAGGTAATTAATTAGTTCATGTTTgttatcttaaaatatttaggtaactctcttcctctttcccctttctgcattagaaaagacatcatttgacaaaaagatatatatacacataaaactaTCTTGCTTGTCTCTATTTCtcggttctttttctggaggtggacatagtcaagtcattcttcaaacaatatttctcttgctgtatctaatgttctcttggttctgctcgtttcactttTCCTAGTTTTATGTAGGTTTTgccaagttaaaaaataaattaacctgcttgtcacttcttatgacacagtagtattccatcatttgatctttataacagcTCTGGGTGGTCGGTGTTATTATCATGCTTATTATCCTGCTGAGTGACATGTCCAGGGCAACATACGTGTCTAAAGCTTGATTTGAACtggacttcctgactctgggcccagcactctatccattgccctATTTTCCTTCCTCAGCTAGGTGAGAAAGAGTTTTGGCCACCTTGAGTTACATCTGGAGAAAAGAGAGGTGAAGTGATATGGAAGAAGACAGGGCAGTCTCTAAGAGATAAGATGTCCATTCATCCATCAGGTTGACCTGATGAAGGGGCTCTTAGTGGTGAATCTGGAGGAGTTTTGTTTTCTGGGGAGGAGGGTACAGGTGGAACCCACTACTGAATATCCTAGGGAAAAGCCTGCTGTGGGCCATGGGCCAGAAGGGCA contains the following coding sequences:
- the LOC123255757 gene encoding thyrotropin subunit beta, yielding MTATFLMSLLFGLAFGQTMSLCVPTGYTMHIERRECAYCLTINTTICAGYCMTRDSNGKLFLPKSALSQDVCTYRDIIYRTVVMPGCPPHVIPYVSYPVAVSCKCGKCNTDYIDCIHESVATNYCTKPQKPYLVGFPA